One stretch of Niallia sp. XMNu-256 DNA includes these proteins:
- a CDS encoding YtxH domain-containing protein yields the protein MSQNILPMESTTNDYARSGEGNLTEGSVSGSLNPTMSRSSSSNNSKLMKGMVIGGIVGGLVAMLDSNTRNTVKDKALTVKDSSMNLITEVKNNPSEVKEQMVESFKEASQVMKEAISHAQDLYNQLNENLIGNVSEVKDITNQTLNTAKEAKGEIAEIGTKVKEAGSTVMDNPVVNAASPSGSASTK from the coding sequence ATGTCACAAAATATTTTGCCTATGGAGTCAACTACTAATGATTATGCTAGAAGTGGAGAAGGTAATTTAACGGAAGGTTCTGTGAGTGGAAGTTTGAATCCTACGATGAGTCGTTCTTCAAGTAGTAATAACAGTAAGCTAATGAAGGGAATGGTTATTGGCGGGATCGTTGGAGGACTTGTTGCGATGCTTGATTCCAATACAAGAAATACAGTCAAAGATAAAGCTTTAACGGTTAAAGATTCCTCAATGAACTTGATTACCGAGGTAAAGAATAACCCTTCTGAAGTTAAAGAACAAATGGTAGAGTCTTTCAAAGAGGCTTCTCAAGTAATGAAGGAAGCAATTAGTCATGCTCAGGATTTATACAATCAGTTAAATGAGAATTTAATTGGCAATGTCAGTGAAGTAAAGGATATAACGAATCAGACATTAAATACAGCCAAGGAAGCAAAAGGGGAGATTGCTGAGATTGGAACGAAGGTCAAAGAGGCAGGCTCCACGGTGATGGACAATCCTGTAGTAAATGCCGCGTCCCCGTCTGGATCAGCTTCAACAAAATAA
- a CDS encoding glycosyltransferase, producing MKKKVLFISDHGDPLAGLGGKQSGGQNNYVKQLALALDELGLSVDVATHWSNPNAPQVEVFGESCRVIRIAAGKKGYMNKSEMYNILPEFYREMQNIIPLDTYDVVHSHYWLSGLLGLVIKNTYDIPLVHTSHSLAIAKYRGTGKKETKRLHAEKDILRKADVVIATTTNEKDLIKSFAGPQANVVVSSIGVDRDVFYPNKRKKNQSVPVFSFAGRLQETKGILTLLNAFNKLNNRINHDIKLIIAGGDKEDVDLATFKPKKKELQEAIRGIEDKVKFVGPKTQEELADLFNTSTAVVVPSYYESFGMVAAEAQACGTPVIASGVGGLQNVVSDGFTGIHVEPKNSDHIVKAMALLAKDIYLAKELGKQAAEYSRKAFNWEKIAKQMNMTYEGLITTNEKVYASY from the coding sequence ATGAAAAAGAAAGTTCTTTTTATATCTGATCATGGGGATCCACTTGCAGGACTTGGAGGAAAGCAGTCAGGCGGACAAAATAATTATGTAAAACAACTTGCACTAGCCTTAGATGAATTGGGTTTAAGTGTAGATGTAGCGACTCATTGGAGTAATCCAAATGCACCTCAAGTAGAAGTGTTTGGCGAGAGTTGCCGTGTGATTCGAATTGCTGCTGGAAAAAAAGGGTATATGAATAAAAGCGAAATGTACAACATACTACCTGAATTTTATAGAGAAATGCAAAATATTATTCCATTAGATACATACGACGTTGTACACTCTCATTACTGGTTATCAGGCCTGCTTGGGCTTGTAATAAAAAATACTTATGACATTCCTCTCGTTCATACTTCACATTCATTAGCCATTGCTAAATATAGAGGTACAGGTAAAAAAGAAACGAAACGATTACATGCGGAAAAAGATATTCTAAGAAAAGCGGATGTCGTTATCGCTACTACAACAAATGAAAAAGATTTAATTAAAAGCTTTGCTGGCCCGCAAGCGAATGTGGTTGTATCTTCCATTGGGGTGGATCGAGATGTTTTCTATCCAAACAAACGGAAGAAAAATCAAAGTGTACCCGTGTTCTCTTTCGCTGGCCGTTTACAGGAAACAAAGGGAATTTTGACGCTGCTTAACGCTTTTAATAAATTGAATAATCGAATTAATCACGATATTAAATTAATTATCGCTGGTGGCGATAAAGAGGATGTAGACCTTGCTACTTTCAAGCCTAAGAAGAAGGAGTTACAAGAGGCTATACGTGGAATAGAGGATAAAGTGAAGTTTGTTGGACCTAAAACTCAAGAAGAACTTGCCGATCTTTTTAATACCTCCACTGCGGTCGTTGTGCCATCTTATTATGAATCATTCGGTATGGTTGCCGCAGAGGCACAAGCTTGCGGAACACCCGTTATTGCTTCTGGGGTTGGGGGATTGCAAAACGTAGTTTCCGATGGGTTTACAGGAATCCATGTCGAACCGAAAAATTCAGACCACATAGTTAAAGCGATGGCTTTATTAGCAAAGGATATCTATTTGGCAAAAGAGCTAGGCAAACAAGCAGCTGAATATTCCCGCAAAGCTTTTAATTGGGAGAAGATTGCAAAACAAATGAACATGACATATGAAGGGCTGATCACAACAAATGAAAAAGTATATGCTAGCTACTGA
- a CDS encoding HAD-IIB family hydrolase produces MKKYMLATDLDGTLVGDGDALKELLEFFESLPYKVDLVYITGRHYDSALSLIDSERLPIPSILVTDVGTSIYSGRELLRDPKWEQKVRENWNPHRIREIALQLPGIRLQTLPHERRVSFFVNDSEGASNLRQKLKESGIPHTFVFSSGRDVDVLPESAGKGKALQYIVEEYAGEEANILVAGDSGNDLDMLTLGYPAVIVGNAQKELLDVKSDHIFTATKACAGGIQQAWDHYYGAKI; encoded by the coding sequence ATGAAAAAGTATATGCTAGCTACTGATTTGGACGGAACTTTAGTAGGGGATGGAGATGCCTTAAAAGAATTACTGGAATTCTTTGAATCACTGCCCTATAAAGTAGACTTAGTTTATATTACAGGAAGACACTATGATTCTGCATTATCTCTTATTGACAGTGAACGATTGCCTATTCCTTCTATTTTAGTAACAGATGTAGGTACGAGTATTTATAGCGGTCGTGAATTATTACGAGACCCGAAGTGGGAGCAAAAGGTTAGGGAAAACTGGAACCCACATAGGATTCGAGAGATCGCGTTACAATTACCTGGAATTAGGCTTCAGACTTTACCGCATGAGCGTAGAGTATCCTTCTTCGTTAACGATAGTGAGGGCGCAAGCAATTTAAGGCAAAAGTTAAAAGAATCCGGTATTCCTCACACCTTCGTTTTTAGTTCAGGAAGAGATGTGGATGTATTGCCAGAAAGTGCAGGAAAAGGGAAAGCACTTCAATATATAGTAGAGGAATATGCTGGTGAAGAGGCAAATATCCTTGTTGCAGGAGATTCTGGCAATGATTTGGACATGCTTACACTTGGCTATCCAGCCGTAATCGTAGGAAATGCTCAAAAGGAACTTCTTGATGTAAAGAGTGATCATATATTCACTGCAACGAAAGCATGTGCAGGTGGGATTCAACAAGCTTGGGATCATTACTATGGAGCTAAGATATAA
- a CDS encoding DUF2179 domain-containing protein, giving the protein MLVNILIIFTLQLVFVPIMTLRTIFLVKNMSLAASLLGVVETLISIFSLSIIFSGDQSLLEKVVYAVGFGVGLFIGTRIENKLAIGYTTLYVNLLEENEELVEALRNKGLGVTMYEGKGRDSKRYRLEILTRRNVETEVMAFIEQYDPKAFIISYEPRRFKGGFLVKAMKKNMRNT; this is encoded by the coding sequence ATGTTAGTAAATATTTTAATCATTTTTACCCTTCAACTTGTGTTTGTCCCTATTATGACACTGCGAACGATTTTTTTAGTCAAGAATATGAGTTTAGCAGCCTCATTACTTGGTGTAGTCGAAACGTTAATCTCGATCTTCAGCTTATCCATTATCTTTTCCGGTGATCAGAGTCTCCTTGAAAAGGTTGTTTATGCGGTGGGATTCGGTGTAGGGCTCTTCATAGGAACTCGCATTGAAAATAAATTAGCCATTGGATACACTACATTATATGTTAATTTATTAGAGGAAAATGAAGAGTTAGTTGAAGCGTTAAGAAACAAAGGTCTAGGCGTCACGATGTATGAAGGGAAAGGTCGTGACAGCAAAAGGTATCGATTAGAGATTTTGACAAGACGAAATGTTGAAACCGAAGTCATGGCTTTCATCGAACAATACGACCCAAAAGCCTTCATCATTTCATACGAACCCCGAAGATTTAAAGGTGGCTTCCTAGTCAAAGCAATGAAAAAGAACATGAGAAACACTTAA
- a CDS encoding NADPH:quinone reductase — MKAIQVSQFGGPEKLFYTDVEDVRPGKGQVCVRLYAAGVNPADAYTLTGTYSTIPQLPYTPGVDGAGTVEAVGEEVSNVRVGDRVFIATLDGSYSTGTFAQKVVCDQTNVHPLPDHVSYEQGAALGIPALTAYRALFQRANLKPGQTVLIHGASGGVGLQAVQMAKAHGAKVIGTASKPEGKKMVKEAGADVVIDHVSEATINDVLAVTDGKGPDVIIEFSSHVNLETDLKLISRFGKIIIIGNRGSIEINPRLAMQKECDILGMALWNARQDEREQIIHGVIDMLSSGALRPMIGTYFPLQQASQAFEQLAEGTGNGKIVLSID; from the coding sequence ATGAAAGCAATTCAAGTGTCACAGTTTGGCGGACCTGAAAAGTTATTTTATACGGATGTTGAGGATGTAAGACCAGGTAAGGGACAGGTATGTGTTCGTTTATATGCAGCGGGTGTGAATCCGGCTGATGCCTATACCTTAACAGGAACATATTCGACGATCCCACAGTTGCCTTATACGCCAGGGGTAGACGGAGCAGGGACTGTGGAAGCGGTTGGAGAGGAAGTCTCAAATGTACGTGTCGGTGATCGCGTATTTATCGCAACCTTAGATGGAAGTTACAGCACGGGCACATTTGCTCAAAAAGTAGTATGTGACCAAACGAACGTTCATCCATTACCAGATCATGTATCTTATGAACAAGGGGCGGCATTAGGAATACCAGCATTGACTGCCTATCGTGCATTATTTCAACGGGCAAACTTGAAACCTGGTCAAACCGTTCTTATTCATGGAGCGAGTGGCGGGGTTGGATTACAGGCAGTCCAAATGGCAAAAGCCCATGGTGCGAAAGTGATTGGAACAGCAAGTAAACCAGAAGGTAAGAAAATGGTTAAGGAAGCTGGCGCAGATGTTGTCATTGATCATGTGTCAGAAGCAACAATTAATGATGTGCTAGCCGTAACAGATGGCAAGGGACCTGATGTGATTATTGAATTTTCATCCCATGTTAATTTAGAAACAGATTTAAAGCTGATTTCACGTTTTGGTAAAATTATCATTATTGGAAATCGTGGTTCAATCGAAATAAATCCCCGACTTGCCATGCAAAAGGAATGTGATATTTTAGGAATGGCCCTCTGGAACGCACGACAAGATGAACGTGAACAAATCATTCACGGTGTAATAGATATGCTCTCAAGTGGTGCACTTCGTCCGATGATTGGCACATATTTTCCTTTACAACAAGCATCACAGGCCTTTGAACAGCTAGCAGAAGGGACTGGAAATGGTAAAATTGTTTTAAGTATTGACTAA
- the purL gene encoding phosphoribosylformylglycinamidine synthase subunit PurL, producing the protein MSQHNISPEQIEKEQLYKEMGLSDEEYQLAKDLLKRLPNYTETGIFSAMWSEHCSYKSSKPLLRRFPTKGSHVLQGPGEGAGVVDIGDNQAVVFKIESHNSPSFVEPFEGSATGVGGILRDVFSMGAKPIASLNSLRFGDLDNDHTKMLFSEVVRGIASYGNVVDVPTVGGEIQFDAQYEENPLVNAMVVGLVDHNDVQKGLAAGVGNVVIYAGGDTGRDGVGGASFSSDVVEAGSEENTSAVAIGNPQIGKKLMNACLEVIHSDALVGIQDMGAAGLTSSGSEMAAKAGTGIEMNLDLVPQREEGMNAYEIMLSESQERMLLVVKKGQEQEILDIFAKHEVDAAVIGEVIEEKIFRIKQHGEIVADIPVDILADEAPVYHLPTKEAAYYQEFQAMENEVPAVDDHGAMLRQLLQQPTIASKEWAYKQYDTEAQGNTIAGPGSDAAVVKIEGTDKAIAITTDCNSRYIYLDPKVGGQIAVAEAARNLVCSGAKPLAITDGLNYGNPNDPEVFWQMAESIDGIGEACLALETPVISGNVSMYNTSKGEAILPTPIIGMVGLIENTKYVTPSHFQNNGDLVYLIGETLPEFGGSELQNVIAGKYSGKAPAIDLQVEAKRQSSLATAIKEGLVVSAHDLSEGGLAVGLAESLFKGQGLGAEVNVTGDATVALFSESQSRFLVTVKAENKEQFENLWTEAVQIGSVTNDGKLKVSVNGEAVIEDTVDELQKLWSEAIPKLVAAK; encoded by the coding sequence ATGTCGCAACATAACATTAGCCCAGAACAAATTGAAAAAGAACAGTTATACAAGGAAATGGGATTATCAGATGAAGAGTATCAACTAGCGAAAGATCTATTAAAACGTCTTCCGAACTATACGGAAACAGGCATTTTCTCTGCTATGTGGTCTGAGCATTGTAGCTACAAATCATCAAAACCATTACTTAGAAGGTTCCCTACGAAAGGAAGTCATGTTTTACAAGGACCTGGTGAAGGTGCCGGGGTTGTTGATATTGGAGATAATCAAGCTGTTGTTTTTAAAATTGAAAGTCATAATAGTCCATCGTTTGTCGAGCCTTTTGAAGGTTCAGCAACAGGTGTTGGAGGAATCTTGCGTGATGTCTTTTCAATGGGAGCGAAACCAATTGCATCCCTAAATTCATTACGTTTTGGAGATCTAGATAATGACCATACAAAAATGTTATTTTCCGAAGTGGTCCGTGGGATTGCAAGTTATGGAAATGTGGTTGATGTTCCAACGGTTGGTGGCGAGATCCAATTTGATGCACAATATGAAGAAAATCCATTAGTCAACGCAATGGTTGTTGGACTTGTTGATCATAACGATGTACAAAAAGGTCTTGCTGCTGGTGTAGGGAATGTCGTCATTTATGCCGGTGGGGATACAGGTAGAGACGGAGTTGGTGGTGCATCGTTTTCTTCAGATGTGGTCGAAGCTGGAAGCGAAGAGAATACATCTGCAGTTGCAATCGGTAATCCACAAATAGGTAAAAAATTAATGAATGCGTGCCTAGAAGTCATTCATTCGGATGCATTAGTTGGGATTCAAGATATGGGTGCGGCAGGATTAACATCATCTGGAAGTGAAATGGCTGCTAAAGCAGGTACGGGAATTGAGATGAACCTTGACCTTGTTCCACAGCGTGAAGAAGGGATGAATGCCTATGAAATCATGCTGTCTGAATCACAGGAGCGGATGTTATTAGTCGTGAAAAAAGGTCAAGAGCAAGAAATTCTTGATATTTTTGCGAAACATGAAGTAGATGCGGCCGTGATCGGTGAGGTTATCGAGGAAAAAATCTTCCGTATTAAGCAGCATGGGGAGATTGTCGCAGATATTCCTGTTGATATTTTAGCGGATGAAGCACCTGTCTATCATTTGCCAACAAAAGAAGCGGCATATTACCAAGAATTCCAAGCGATGGAAAATGAAGTTCCAGCAGTCGACGATCATGGTGCGATGTTAAGACAACTTTTACAACAGCCGACAATTGCTAGTAAGGAATGGGCATACAAGCAATATGACACAGAAGCACAAGGAAACACCATTGCGGGACCTGGATCTGATGCAGCTGTCGTGAAAATTGAAGGAACAGATAAAGCAATTGCGATTACGACAGACTGTAATTCTCGTTATATTTATTTGGATCCAAAAGTGGGCGGACAAATTGCCGTGGCTGAAGCAGCACGTAACCTTGTTTGTTCGGGTGCAAAACCACTTGCAATTACTGACGGCTTGAACTACGGAAACCCAAATGATCCAGAAGTATTTTGGCAAATGGCAGAGAGCATTGATGGAATCGGTGAGGCATGTCTTGCTCTTGAAACACCAGTTATTAGTGGAAATGTTTCCATGTATAATACATCAAAAGGTGAAGCGATTCTTCCAACACCGATCATTGGGATGGTTGGACTTATCGAAAATACAAAATATGTAACACCAAGCCACTTCCAAAATAATGGGGACCTTGTTTATTTAATTGGTGAAACACTCCCTGAATTCGGTGGCAGTGAATTACAAAATGTGATTGCTGGAAAATATTCAGGAAAAGCGCCAGCGATTGATTTACAAGTAGAGGCGAAACGTCAAAGCTCACTTGCGACTGCTATTAAAGAAGGTCTTGTTGTATCTGCACATGATTTATCTGAAGGCGGACTTGCAGTTGGCTTAGCGGAAAGTCTTTTTAAAGGACAAGGTCTAGGTGCCGAAGTGAACGTAACTGGAGACGCAACCGTAGCGTTATTCAGTGAATCACAATCAAGATTCCTAGTAACAGTAAAAGCAGAAAACAAAGAACAATTTGAGAATCTATGGACAGAAGCGGTCCAAATCGGTTCAGTCACGAACGACGGAAAACTAAAAGTGTCTGTAAACGGTGAAGCAGTGATTGAAGATACGGTTGATGAACTACAAAAACTATGGAGTGAAGCAATTCCTAAGTTAGTTGCAGCGAAGTAA
- a CDS encoding arylsulfatase: protein MEVDIKLDKGLKVLSKSPLQKLTIFASALALLSGCSGTKFTGSEVKAETVKTTDKNQTKGTNSQNGDSEKPNIVYIVLDDSGFSDLASYGSEIKTPNLDSLAENGLRYNNSHVTPVCSPTRAALLTGRNPHAVGMATVANFDMGPDYPNKRGRINPEAGTTAEVLKENGYNTYALGKWHLSPSHHATPAGPYENWPLGKGFDRFYGFLEDSSDQYKPELVRDNSFIETPDDENYHFSEDIVNQANQYVTDQASIDPDKPFFLYMAFGAQHQPVQVPESYKKLYEGVYDKGWDEIRKERFERQKELGIIPENTELAPLNPGVKPWDELTEEEKETFITFQETYAGFLTHTDEQIGRFVENLKAVGEFEDTMIVFLSDNGASPMGKGTGSINHTLAYNDIPEKWDDIVNHADQIGSNQTKSEFPAGWAQVSGTPFKMFKSTMYAAGIKSPLIVHYPKGIQAKGEIRNQFVHAIDITPTVYDVAGIELPKKINGVKQMSLHGESFANTFNSASKPTRTTQFYENNGQRAIYHDGWKAIAKHVPGTPHEKDQWELYHVAKDASEMNDLAKENPKKLKELLKLFDKEAKKYNVFPMSDVMGDGFLAIPEDSLRARNSFTFYPGMSRLPEGASPFIINRSYTITLPVNRESTKDEGVLVALGSSESGYTLYIKDNKLVYEYNRGNEVYTIVSDQTVPVGESILNYEFDLTGTNENGTHQGIGSLYINDQKVGEAVIQETHKFKLSFEGLDIGRDTNYPVSKAYADQGDFEFTGKIQKVDYQIKEAQVVKN, encoded by the coding sequence ATGGAGGTAGATATTAAGTTGGACAAAGGATTAAAGGTATTAAGTAAATCACCCTTACAAAAGTTGACGATTTTTGCTTCAGCATTGGCTTTACTATCTGGCTGTTCAGGAACAAAATTTACAGGATCCGAGGTAAAAGCAGAGACTGTAAAGACGACAGATAAAAATCAAACGAAAGGAACCAATTCACAAAATGGGGATTCTGAAAAGCCTAATATTGTTTATATTGTTTTAGATGATTCAGGGTTTTCAGATTTGGCAAGTTATGGATCTGAAATTAAAACCCCTAACTTAGACTCTTTAGCGGAAAATGGACTTCGCTACAATAACTCCCATGTGACGCCGGTTTGTTCACCGACCCGTGCGGCGTTATTGACTGGGAGAAATCCGCATGCTGTTGGGATGGCAACTGTCGCAAACTTTGATATGGGACCTGATTACCCAAATAAACGGGGGCGTATCAATCCGGAGGCAGGTACGACTGCCGAAGTATTGAAGGAAAACGGATATAATACATATGCACTTGGAAAATGGCATTTGTCTCCGTCCCATCATGCCACACCTGCAGGACCCTATGAAAACTGGCCGCTTGGAAAAGGGTTTGACCGTTTTTACGGTTTCCTTGAAGATTCTAGTGACCAATATAAACCCGAACTCGTCCGGGATAATAGTTTTATAGAAACACCTGATGATGAAAACTATCATTTTTCAGAGGATATCGTAAATCAGGCAAATCAATATGTTACAGATCAAGCCTCGATTGACCCTGATAAACCATTTTTCTTATATATGGCTTTCGGGGCCCAACATCAGCCTGTTCAAGTTCCAGAAAGTTATAAAAAACTGTACGAAGGCGTATATGATAAAGGCTGGGATGAAATTCGCAAAGAAAGATTTGAAAGACAAAAAGAACTGGGAATTATTCCAGAAAATACGGAGTTAGCCCCATTAAATCCTGGAGTGAAGCCTTGGGATGAATTGACGGAAGAGGAGAAAGAGACGTTTATTACTTTCCAGGAAACTTATGCAGGCTTTTTGACACATACAGATGAACAAATTGGCCGATTTGTAGAAAACTTAAAAGCTGTTGGTGAATTTGAAGATACGATGATTGTTTTTCTATCTGATAATGGAGCGAGCCCAATGGGGAAAGGAACTGGTTCCATCAATCATACATTAGCTTATAACGACATTCCCGAAAAATGGGATGATATTGTCAATCATGCAGATCAAATTGGAAGCAATCAAACAAAGTCTGAATTTCCGGCAGGTTGGGCACAAGTAAGTGGGACACCATTTAAGATGTTCAAATCGACAATGTATGCAGCAGGCATTAAATCGCCATTAATTGTGCATTATCCAAAAGGGATCCAAGCGAAAGGTGAAATTCGTAATCAATTTGTACATGCAATTGACATCACACCAACGGTTTATGATGTAGCAGGTATTGAGCTGCCAAAAAAGATTAATGGAGTTAAGCAAATGTCGTTACATGGTGAAAGTTTTGCCAACACATTCAATAGCGCGTCTAAACCGACTCGAACCACCCAATTCTATGAAAACAATGGGCAAAGAGCTATTTATCACGACGGTTGGAAAGCGATTGCTAAGCATGTACCAGGCACGCCTCATGAAAAGGATCAGTGGGAACTTTATCATGTAGCGAAAGATGCATCTGAAATGAATGATCTTGCAAAAGAAAATCCGAAGAAGTTAAAAGAACTGTTAAAACTATTTGACAAAGAAGCTAAAAAGTATAATGTGTTCCCAATGTCGGACGTTATGGGTGATGGGTTTTTAGCAATACCAGAGGATTCCTTGCGTGCACGAAACTCATTTACATTCTATCCTGGAATGTCACGTTTGCCGGAAGGAGCGTCACCATTTATTATTAACCGCTCTTATACGATTACATTGCCTGTTAATCGTGAAAGTACAAAGGATGAAGGGGTACTCGTGGCTCTAGGAAGCTCTGAAAGCGGCTATACGCTTTATATTAAAGATAATAAGTTAGTTTATGAGTATAATAGAGGAAATGAGGTTTACACCATTGTGTCTGATCAAACCGTTCCTGTAGGAGAGTCTATTCTTAACTATGAATTTGACCTGACTGGAACAAATGAGAATGGAACCCATCAAGGAATCGGCAGCCTTTATATTAATGATCAAAAGGTTGGGGAAGCCGTTATTCAAGAAACACATAAATTTAAACTAAGCTTCGAAGGGTTAGATATTGGCAGAGATACGAACTATCCTGTAAGCAAGGCATATGCTGACCAAGGGGACTTTGAGTTTACTGGAAAGATTCAAAAAGTAGACTATCAAATAAAGGAAGCGCAAGTTGTGAAAAATTAA